GCCCTCTCTGGTGCTTCCATCGCCACCTCCTTCGCCTCCGTCACCGGTTTTAGCTTGCTGGTACATAATACTAGTATACTGCTTAAATAAGATAGTGATTGCACAAATCTAGGTCTCCAAAATGTACAAACATTTGTCAATTGGATTGATTATCTGAGCATTCACTGCAAAATGATGCAAACCATCACCCTGCACTCACTCACATTGCTCCTTTCTCTCAACTTTTTTTGTGTGATAGCTCATAGGATATGATGGATTGATAAAAAAACATTCAAGTTAATCCACTGTTTACTTTAATGGATTGATTAATTTGCTTATTCAACCATCTTATATTTCCTGTATTTTACAAAAACTATCCTACCATGTTTTGTTATTTCCAACATAGAGTTTGATTTATGTCCTACTCATCTAGATGGGAATGGCGAGCGCTTTAGACACACTGTGTGGTCAGTCATATGGAGCCAAGCAATACCACATGCTCGGAATCCACGCTCAGAGAGCCATGTTTGTTCTTCTCCTGGTATGCATACCCCTCGCCCTAGTCTGGGCCAATACCGGTCCCATCCTCCAAGCATTAGGTCAAGATCCTACCATCTCCATGGAGGCCGGGACCTATGCTCGCTACATGATCCCCTGTGTCTTTGGATATGCCATACTGCAATGCCAAGTGAGGTTCTTGCAGACTCAGAGCATTGTGTTTCCAATGATGATAAGCTCCGGGATCACAACTGTGCTGCACCTTGTTGTGTGTTGGATTCTTGTGTTCAAGTCTGGACTTGGTAGCAAGGGAGCTGCTTTGGCTAGCTGTGTATCCTACTGGCTCAATGTTCTGCTTCTCTCTCTTTATATCAAGTTCTCTCCGTCTTGCTCCCGGACTTGGACCGGATTCTCAAGAGAAGCCCTTCACGATGTCCTAAATTTCATCAGACTAGGCCTCCCTTCTGCAATGATGGTTTGGTGAGTGATCAGTCGTACAGCAAAATAtccaaaaatcaaataattaagtGATTCAAACCTTAATACAAAAATTCAGCTTGATGATCACATTTAGGGGTTTTTTTCACTGAATGTTTGGTGTGTTGAACAGCTTGGAGAATTGGTCTTTTGAGATGATGGTTCTGCTGTCTGGTCTTCTTCCAAATCCCGCACTGGAAACATCTGTTCTTTCCATCTGGTAGATTTTCGGTTGAAGTTATGAGAGAATATACTTTGTTTTGAGACTGATGTTTTCATGTTTTTCACAGCCTTAATACAGCTGCGACGGTTTGGATGATTCCGTTTGGGCTCAGTTCTGCTGTCAGGTAAATCAAACATGATGCATTGTTGAAGATTGTTTgttaagaaatgaaaaaaatcaagagtATGTTTTCTCTCTCGAGCATAGTTCAAGTCTTCCATTCTTATGTGATCAATGCAGCACACGAATATCAAACGAGCTTGGTGCCGAGCATCCACAGGCAGCGCGCCTAGCTCTGCACGTGGTGCTAGTAATAGCTCTCACCGAGGGCGTTGTAGTCTGGCTGGTTCTTGTTTTAATACGCAATGTGTGGGGATATGCTTACAGCAATGAGGCAGAAGTTGTGACATACGTAGCAACAATGATGCCTATTCTCGCTACATCCAACTTGATAGATGGCCTCCAGTGTGTATTATCAGGTATCAACCTCCCTACCACAGAAGTAATGAAATACGAAAAGGTCGTGCCAAAATTGAGGGCGTTGGTGGTGGTTTGTGACTTTGTGCAGGTGCTGTCAGAGGATGCGGATGGCAGAAAATGGGGGCGTTCATCAACCTGGGATCGTATTATCTTGTGGGCATCCCGCTGTCCATTCTGCTAGCTTTCGTTGCACATATAGGAGGAAAGGTGTGGGCTTGAAAGATCAAAGATGGGTATAGATAGATACTTATAAGGTTGAGTATTGTGACTGATAAGGGTTGGATTGTCTGTTTGGTGCATTGTAGGGTTTGTGGATGGGGATTATATGCGCGTTGGTGGTGCAAGTCTTCTGCCTTTCGATCATCATGTTACGGACTAACTGGGAACATCAAGTAAGATGAATTAAGACTTTTAAGATTGGTGTGatgttgttttgtttgattCATTGTTGTTGAATTTTGTGTTGTTTATTTGTGCAGACAAACAAGGCCAAAGAAAGAGTCTATAACTCCACCATTCCAGTGGAGGTCTTACGCTGATGATGGAATTGGAGGCCAATGTGTTTTTTTGGAGGAAGTTAGTTGCTTATTAATTTGCTTTCTGGCAAATATCGATTTTGTAACATGATATTCATACAAAGTATATTCCTCAAAGTGAACATTTCCTAATAGATTTATCAATAAGAGATGGCTAGGATCGAAAATTTCCTAATTAAAACATTTACATTTTCATCAACAAACATATAGCCCAGAAATGCGGTGCGCTCATACGGATTCTCAGGCATCAAGATCGAGCTAAGACTCGACAACAGGCTTGCTTGTTTTCGTGTATCCGACTCGACAAGTCTTCTTCTACTAGTTCGTAGGCATGGGAATTAAATTTAAGCTTGAGTATAAGCTGAATGATTAAGAAATCATACTTaacaaatagttaaagtggagagaaagtaaagtaagactttatattattatctcttaacttaaactatttattagtagtattatttttttaaaaatgagtaCTTAAAAGGAAAAGCCTCTAGtacggacggaggaagtaaaaAATTACACACTTACCATTCAATTTAAACATCTATTATGCATAACTATTATACGTATTTTAGAGCTAATTAATTAACAACACATTGCTCAgtatcataataaaagaaatagaGGGAGATAAATGAAAAGAtggaaaaaggtgaaaaaaacaATGCAGCGTTGCCTTCCGACGACTAATCACCGGCCACCGACAATGTGGTGCTGAATGTCGCGGTAAGAGTCTGACTACTCCGACGCTGCAATGTTGTATATTTATCCATTGCACTCCCAAGTCAAAAGTTCTGGATCCACCACTTGGAGTGAAGCGTAActataattttgaattaatttttatattttcattatcGAAACGAAGTCTTGAATTTGTTGGTTGGTATTAGAGGTGTCCAAGGTTTATGGTTCCGACGGTTAACCGCGAAGCCATAACCAGTGGTTACGATTCCGAACCAAAACCGTCGATTTTAGACTcatggttcggttcaggttcaaaattttcaaaccaaaccgtgccggaaccgcAAAAAATCACTGGAAAACCGTGAAACTGAGCCGGAACCACAAAAAACCGCCGAAAACCTTAGGAACCATGAAAAATCGTAAAAAAAACGCCGATTCAGAACCGAAACCAAAATTGAAACCGTAACCGTAACCGCGAAACACCTTGCagttcggtttcggttcggcaatttccaaaattagaattgGTGGTTtcgaaccgtaaccgccggttccggaaccgtggcaCCTTTATTTGGCATGCGAGTATAGTTTAGAAATTATTAAAGTTAGAAGtcatgatttttaaaaaaagatataGCCAGATttgtaaaatgaaataaaatgtagATATGAAGAAAACGACTAGTGAAGTGGTAACCATTTATGTGGAATCGACTTGCTACATGTAAAGAAACAgtgtaaaaaaatatactactccatctgtttcttcatagttgaggcaaaacttttcggcacggagtttaagaaagggacgttgaatgtgttaaataaatagataaaaaagtaagagagagaaaaaagtagagagaataaaacagaaagtaaataaagttgagagaataaagtacgagaaagtaaagtaagaaagagaaaaaaattctatatatagaaatgactcaattatgagCGACcttcccaaaatgaaaaaatgactcaactaagGAGAAACAGATGGagaaacagagggagtagtacaaATAGCCCATTTTATGAATCTCTTACAACAAATAATAATCTTCACTCGGCATACAAATAATACGACAAATTAAAGTAAAAGTGACAATCAAATCACATGGTTTTGAAAATTCTTTTTAGTAAAAGCAAAATTAATTTTTCCAGTGGGTCCGACCTAGCTATCTTCTATTTCCCTCCACCAACTTCCCCTCTTTCCACTCTCTCAAACTCTCCTACAGTCGGACTCGCTTCTCCTTCTCTTCTCTGCAACAGTTAGTTAGCAGAGACACACACACATACCCCTATACTTttgaaatttctaaaaataatttattaatttatgttattATTACAAATATTATTCTTCTTGTCCATGAATAAAAGAAAGTGAATGATATAAGTTAGtacaaaaaattatactactccctccgtcccacgtaAATAtgaattctttcctttttagtccgtcccataagaatatgcatttttcaattttgaaaactcttttcaTTCTAATGAGGTGTGccacattctccactaacaatactttaattactttttctctgtacctcttttttactttctcaattttgcattaaaactcatcgcgatcccaaagtgcatattctttggggacggagggaggtgTACTAGTTTCAATGTATAGGAGTGTAATTTAtctagtactactagtattttgaTTTGAAAAGAAACGTCACCTTTAAATAGTGAAATGTCtcaatagtagtagtaaaatataGGGCTCTTTGTcgctatatatatatgtgtgtgtgttcgCATGTATCTAATCAAGCACATAATAAAACAGAGTGAAAATGCTAGATTTGTCTACTTCACATGTCGTTTTACAAACTTCACATCGATATGattagtttaattttatttaacctGCCATCATTATAATACTATCAAATACTGTACATCATTTCGTGCATACACCCGAGAATATTGCTACATTTAGCACTTGCAGTTGAAACATTTCAACAATCTATCCCAGTCTGGTTGGAGAACAAAAAGAGGATGGAGGAGGAGAATAATACTCCTACTTCTTCACTGAGGACTCCATTGACTCAAATAAATGGTCCCATCTTTGATAGCAAAGAAGCATTTTTGGAGGAACTTAGAAAGCAACTATGGCTGGCTGGACCTCTGATTTCAGTTTCTCTCTTGCAGTTTTGTTTGCAGCTAATTTCAGTTATGTTTGTCGGCCATTTGGGTGAACTCGCTCTCTCCGGTGCTTCCATCGCCACCTCCTTTGCCTCTGTCACCGGTTTTAGCTTGCTCGTATTAACTGCCAACCTCTCTCTCTATTACTGCTTATACATCTCCCTTTCATTTATATCTAGTTTGATTTATATTCCTATTCAACTAGATGGGAATGGCGAGTGCTTTAGACACGCTGTGTGGTCAGTCGTATGGAGCCAAGCAATACCACATGCTCGGTATCCACGCTCAGAGAGCCATGTTTGTTCTTCTCCTAGTCTGCATACCCCTCTCCATAATCTGGGCAAATACCGGTCCCATCCTCGAAGCATTAGGCCAAGATCCCACCATCTCCATGGAGGCGGGGACCTATGCTGGCTACATGATCCCCTGTGTCTTTGGATACGGCATACTGCAATGCCAAGTCAGGTTCCTGCAGACTCAGAGCATCGTGTTCCCAATGATGATAAGCTCCGGAATCACAACTGTGGTGCACCTCGTTGTGTGTTGGATTCTTGTGTTCGAGTCTGGACTTGGTAGCAAGGGAGCTGCTTTGGCTAGCTGTGTATCTTACTGGCTCAATGTTCTGCTTCTCTCTCTTTATATCAAGTTCTCTCCGTCTTGCTCCAAGACATGGCCTGGATACTCAAGGGAAGCCCTGCAAGATGTCCTCAATTTCATCAGACTCGGCTTCCCTTCTGCAGTGATGGTTTGGTGAGTGATCAGTCGTGGAAATCGAATATCCAAAGTGTTTTTTTCATGGAATATTTGGTGTTTTGAACAGCTTGGAGAGTTGGTCTTTTCAGATGATGGTACTGCTGTCTGGTCTGCTTCCGAATCCGGCACTGGAAACATCTGTTCTTTCAATCTGGTAAATTTTTGGTTCAAGTTAATTATGAGAGGATAATATCACTTCAATTTGTGTTGAGACTGATGTTTTCTTGTTTTTCACAGCCTTAATACGTCTTCGACGGTTTGGATGATACCTTTTGGGCTCAGTTGTGTTGTAAGGTAATCAAATATGATGCATTGTTGAATATTGTTTGTTAAGAAATGAATTTTCAAGAGTATGTTATCTATCACATTCCAACATATTTTCATCTGTTTTTAATGTTCTCTAGTCTTTCAATCTTATCTGGTGAATGGCAGCACGCGGATATCAAATGAGCTTGGTGCCGAGCACCCACAAGCAGCTCGTCTAGCTCTGCATGTGGTGCTAGTAATGGCACTCACGGAGGGCGTTGTACTCTGGCTGGTTCTTGTTGTAATACGCGATGTGTGGGGATATGCTTACAGCAACGAGGCAGAAGTTGTGACATATGTAGCAAAAATGATGCCTATTCTTGCTACATCCAACTTGATAGATAGCCTCCAGTCAGTATTATCAGGTATCAACCACTCTACCACGTAAGTAATGAAATATGAAAATGGTGGTGCCAAAATTGAgggtgttggtgttggtgtgtGCAGGGGCCGTTAGAGGATGCGGATGGCAGAAAATTGGGGCGTGCATCAACCTCGGATCGTATTATCTTGTGGGCATCCCTGTGTCCATCTTGCTAGCGTTCGTTGCGCATGTAGGAGGAAAGGTATGGATTTGAAAGATGGGTATGGATATGCTATCATATAAGGTTGAGTATTGTGACTGATTTGTTTGGTGCATTGGTAGGGTCTGTGGATGGGGATTATATGCGCGCTGTTGGTTCAAGTCGTTTGCCTTTCGATCATCATGTTACGGACTAACTGGGAACATCAAGTAAGATGAATTTAGACTTTAAGATTGATGTTGTTTATTGTTGAATTTTGTGTTGTTTGTTTGTGTAGACATACAAGGCCAGAGAAAGAGTCTATAACTCCACCATTCCAGTGGACGCATTACGGTGATGATGGTGCCAGACCGCTACTCGGCCACTCCCGCAACGCAGCGGGCTACACGCTCCACCCCAGCTTGTGTTTCATCACCCATCTTTTTCTAGCGTTGTGCGTCTCCTATCAAGTTAAAATACACTCATTGGCCTCCCGCGATATTATTCTCAAAGTAAAAAATGCAGTATTAGATTTTTCGTTGTTAAGGTCGCGTTCTTGGACGACGGTAATAATATCTGTCAATCGTCGTAACCATCTCATTATACTCGACCAAGTCTAGGCCGTCCCTTGTGCCCTATCCTCGAAAGAGCACGTCTCGCGTTAACAAATGATAAATCTTCATGCTCACAAGTTAATAGTACTTCCTCAGTCCGTCAATAGATTTCTCAATTTTGACAGGCTCAGATttgaagaaattgtttgactttatgaaaaaaatggtcaaaaaagatagtggaatatgagaatCATTTGTCAACAATAGTAacagtgaaatgagacatttatcgACGGACGGAAAAAAGAATTGGACATTTAATAGCGGACGGATGGATGCAGTAATAAGCACCGGTGGACatgtgatttttatttatttagattTATTAGTAGTAATAGAGAACATGTTATTTAATTGGAAGTATAATGACCTTTAAGCttccaaatttatttatttttaaactcTTATTCGAATGAATTCCCCTTCTTTACATATTTTGAAGGGGGCAGCACAACTGCATTGAAAATCATACTACACCTAAAACTCAAATTAAACTAttccataaataaataaataattaagtatgGACGAATCCAGTTgagttgaatgattaattaaatagTACAATTACAAATAACTTTCCTTGTGTCAACTCCAATGGCCTTTTCATAGCTACCcgcaagagagagagaaatatattAAGCAACAATGTATGTAAAACATAATGGAGTGAGTAATACATACAAATAATGAACAACTATCATTGGGGGCATTGACATTGTCATTAAATAATGCTAGCAATTGATTCCAATAAAGAGAAacacaacatatatatatatatatatatatagacacaCACACACCTCTAGTAGTCTAGTTGTGAATAAAGAGAAGTTGAAGTGTGAATAATAGAATGAAGCAAAAGGCGATATTAGGAAGAAGTTTCAGTCAGTATGAAAGGAAAAGGATGGGATTGGGAGCTCTCATTTGTTGCTTTTTTATGGCATTCACTCTTTTCAAACCTTTTATTGCCAACTTACCCCTAATTAGTAAgtacatttttcatttcaatatCAAATTTTACACCTTCTTAATTGATGGATTGTTCTTTCGCAAAAATGTACTCCATGTTTCTCCACTTCATTGTTGGTTATCGTGATAACCATATTTTTCATGAGAACACAAAAATTGAACTTTTTATAGAATGACTTCAAATCATTATTCTCCTTCATCTGATTAATTTCTATATAATCATAGGAACCCTTTCACATTTTAAGCATTAATTATAATCAtataaaatctgatttttttatcTTAAAAGTACGAATCTTGCAATTAACGTATAAAGTCATTAAATTTGCATGATTATCATGAAGACctacaataacatttccataagtTTTTCTGCAGAGGATTTTGGGATATCAATGGCATCTGGTCTCAAGATATTGATGAGCACACAAGAAATAAGCAaactgttggtttctgggattacaaagataactaccgggcgtaatacaacccaaaagaaaggaaaggaagaactgaacttaaaaatacaacgtataatcgaaactactaaaccagtgtgattagccgagtcgaggaggcctcttcccgcaagacgagatacgccccggtagtgctcttcggtttggcgtgtcgtccccaaaggtaaaacggctacgtctctattgatgcagcaccgcaatcaacagagctccggcgaactggatggaggagagggcagagcttcgacagaaagacaatgcagggagagggagagagcttatgcagagaatgcttgtaggtgtgtgtcctaatgcagtggtatggctagcctatttataggccaaccaccatgcagggtcaaccagccattgaaggctcatcatggcaaaaacgtaaccgacgtcggttacaggtgccacccgtgtgtggagcgtgtggatttctcacgtggcaaccgtgactgtgcctcgcttgacgacgtgtcaagccacttggattgctgactcggcggtggtccaaaaagaatagtttgggccaagcaccaagcccaaagaccacccaaagaccaattgccaagtccaagtccaagtccaagtccaagtccaagtccaagtccaagtccaagtccaagatcgagatcgagatcgagatcgagatcgggctcgggctcgggctcgggcccgcggcccgcggcccgcggcccgcgaccgcgagcgcgagcgcgagcacgagcacgagcacgtgcacgggcacgggcacgggctcgggcgggcgggcggcggcggcggcgcgcgcgtgtgcgcgcgtgtgggctctttcacccatcttggtccactataattattaagtaacataaagtcacttaatttatacacattaaagatgtgttaatcctccaatgtgggataattaacactagttaattattccctaagctccatctccaagctttaattaaaagctaattatgcccaactttaatccactatttctcactcaccggaaatcggatttgagaaagtgaatatactacatttatctacgtaaaatgtagatcgacgctatgtcatttaatttcacaaaattaaatgtctcgtcacatttattatttggtcaaaatccattgaccgggcatatttaatccatgatttttacaatcccccacatgagtggaaatagccgaatgcatatgcatgcagacacaagctcaaccctcgcgaggtatataagcataaggataggtagttgttgactttgaaccctccatagtcgacaccatcggatacacaggcggcttagtagcgcgatgctttgaactaatcccccacggcgtgcaccgagacaatggtgttaacacttaaacacctcaacctcatccgttctcacgttttgtgtccattgcggtcttggacaccactttggattcataagtgcgttttttatgaagcgaccacacttcgcacttacgtaggtgattcttagtcaagtaccttgccatacttggtctctttgagaattccatctctttgagatccttaagaaccattaaaagtcatagacttagcctttaccacgaggcaagttctccaacactctattgctctctagggaatagatatagtttgagtgtttttccatgaactctcatagcttagttgtccctttgaaccaagttcttgggatctccagtcatcatggttgggttaccactatgacaattctttagtttgtggatttcaaacccattccctctagcaacttattcatttgatcacggtttaaccctttggttagcggatccgctagattatctattgacttcacatagtcaattgtaatcacccctgttgtgatcaaatgtctcacggtgttatgtcgtcgacgtatatgtcgagacttaccgttatagaaaccattgtttgcccttccaatagccgcttggctatcgcagtgaatcagcactggtggcactggcttagaccaacatggaatgtcttcaaggaagttcttaagccactcggcttcctcaccagccttatccaaggcaatgaactccgattccattgttgatcgggctatacatgtctgttttgtggatttccacgatacagcaccacccccaatagtaaagacatatccacttgttgaaagtgagtttCTATTattggatatccaattggcatcacagtacccttcaagcaccggggggtatctcgagaagtgtagcccaagattttgagtgtgttttaaatatctcaaaaccctcacaagagctctccaatgctctttgcttggattgctcgtgtaacgacttaacttgttcactgcacaagcaatgtcaggtcgagtgcaattagtcaagtacataatgcacccgatgacccgtgcatactcttcttgtgcaacgggctcgcctttgtttttgctcaagtgaacgtcgagttcaattggagtcttaaccggcgcgccatcataggctttgaatttattcaatatcttctcaacataatgtgattgtgttaagatgattccatcattcgttcttagaatcttcattccaagaattacatcggctagacccatgtctttcatgtcaaagtttctctttaacatggcctttgtatcgttaattacttgagtgttgctacccaagattaacatatcatcaacgtagagacacactataacatgaccgttattagtgctcttgatgtagacacatttgtcgcactcgttgattttaaacccatttgataacatcacattatcaaacttcaagtgccattgcaatggcgcttgtttcaatccatatagggatttcacgagcttgcatacctttttctcttgtccaggtactacaaacccttcgggttgttccatgtagatttcgtcttctagttcaccattcagaaacgcggtctttacatccatttgatgaatctcgagattgtgcaatgcagcaatagcgagaagcacccggatagatgtaatccttgttacaggtgaataggtatcgaagaagtcatgtccttctttttgtttaaaaccctttactactaatcgggctttatacttatcaactgttccatcggccttaaactttcttttaagaacccatttgcatcctaaaggtttagcaccttcgggcaaatcaaccaacacccatgtgtggttcagcaaaattgaatcaatttcgctttgaacagcttctctccaatgcagcccgtctgggccagggctacttttatcgatgttggttcttcatccaacatgaaagcaatgtagtcaggaccaaaagtttttggtgttctgactctattaccacgtcttagtactgtatcttttggatcgggccttgcacgcttgcgcgattcaggttccgcatctgttgatttagaactagtggcttcttcttccacttgtttagaactagtggcttcttcaattcttgtctcagaattggttgataccttttccttatctttgcaaggaaaggtattttcgagaaatacagcattcctcgactcaattgttgttcctactgtgatagtcgatatttcagacttgtgaacaacaaatcgatatgcactactgttaagtgcatatccaatgaagatgcaatcaaccgtcttaggtccgattgtaacttctttgggcggaggaaccatcacctttgccaaacacccccacactttgaggtatttgtaggatggcttccttcccttccacaactcataaggagtaacatcttttcctttgagagggattttattcaagatatagtttgctgtcaaaacagcttccccccacatgttatgtggtaatcctgaactgagtagcagtgcattcatca
This portion of the Salvia splendens isolate huo1 chromosome 10, SspV2, whole genome shotgun sequence genome encodes:
- the LOC121750597 gene encoding protein DETOXIFICATION 16-like, translated to MEEENNTPTSSLRTPLTQINGPIFDSKEAFLEELRKQLWLAGPLISVSLLQFCLQLISVMFVGHLGELALSGASIATSFASVTGFSLLMGMASALDTLCGQSYGAKQYHMLGIHAQRAMFVLLLVCIPLSIIWANTGPILEALGQDPTISMEAGTYAGYMIPCVFGYGILQCQVRFLQTQSIVFPMMISSGITTVVHLVVCWILVFESGLGSKGAALASCVSYWLNVLLLSLYIKFSPSCSKTWPGYSREALQDVLNFIRLGFPSAVMVCLESWSFQMMVLLSGLLPNPALETSVLSICLNTSSTVWMIPFGLSCVVSTRISNELGAEHPQAARLALHVVLVMALTEGVVLWLVLVVIRDVWGYAYSNEAEVVTYVAKMMPILATSNLIDSLQSVLSGAVRGCGWQKIGACINLGSYYLVGIPVSILLAFVAHVGGKGLWMGIICALLVQVVCLSIIMLRTNWEHQTYKARERVYNSTIPVDALR
- the LOC121750127 gene encoding protein DETOXIFICATION 16-like — protein: MESYTSSLTLRTPLTQTSQKINGLTPIFESKEAFLEELRKQLWLAGPLISVSLLQFCLQLISVMFVGHLGELALSGASIATSFASVTGFSLLMGMASALDTLCGQSYGAKQYHMLGIHAQRAMFVLLLVCIPLALVWANTGPILQALGQDPTISMEAGTYARYMIPCVFGYAILQCQVRFLQTQSIVFPMMISSGITTVLHLVVCWILVFKSGLGSKGAALASCVSYWLNVLLLSLYIKFSPSCSRTWTGFSREALHDVLNFIRLGLPSAMMVCLENWSFEMMVLLSGLLPNPALETSVLSICLNTAATVWMIPFGLSSAVSTRISNELGAEHPQAARLALHVVLVIALTEGVVVWLVLVLIRNVWGYAYSNEAEVVTYVATMMPILATSNLIDGLQCVLSGAVRGCGWQKMGAFINLGSYYLVGIPLSILLAFVAHIGGKGLWMGIICALVVQVFCLSIIMLRTNWEHQTNKAKERVYNSTIPVEVLR